In Campylobacter sp. VBCF_01 NA2, one DNA window encodes the following:
- a CDS encoding beta-ketoacyl-ACP synthase II, with translation MKRVVVTGIGMITALGLDKKSSFENICSGKTGVGKITLFDASEFPVSIAAEVKDFDPSVVVEDGKEIKKMDRFIQLGLKAATEAMQDAKFSEFDADEFGISSAAGIGGLPNIEINSNVCLQRGPRRISPFFIPSALVNMLGGFISIYHNLKGPNLASVTACAASTHAIIEAAKTIQVGEAKKMLVVGAEAAICPVGIGGFAAMKALSTRNDDPEHASRPFDGERNGFVMGEGAAALVLETYEDAVARGAKIYGELIGYGSSGDAYHITSPTLDGPLRAMKKAYKMAGEPKVDYINAHGTSTAVNDRNETAALKELFGANVPAVSSTKGQIGHCLGAAGAIEAAVALLAMESGIIPPTINQISKDPECDLDYVPNTARKAQIDCVMSNNFGFGGTNGSVIFKRVK, from the coding sequence TTGAAAAGAGTCGTAGTAACCGGAATTGGCATGATTACAGCCCTTGGCCTTGATAAAAAAAGTAGTTTCGAAAACATTTGCAGCGGAAAAACCGGAGTAGGCAAGATTACACTTTTTGATGCGAGCGAATTTCCAGTTAGCATAGCAGCCGAAGTTAAGGATTTCGATCCTAGCGTGGTTGTCGAAGACGGCAAAGAGATCAAGAAAATGGATAGATTTATTCAACTAGGACTAAAAGCTGCCACAGAGGCTATGCAGGACGCTAAATTTAGCGAATTTGACGCTGATGAGTTTGGTATCAGCTCAGCCGCTGGAATCGGTGGTTTGCCGAATATTGAGATCAACTCAAATGTCTGTTTGCAGCGTGGTCCTAGGAGAATTTCTCCATTTTTTATCCCGTCTGCACTAGTAAATATGCTAGGCGGATTTATTTCTATTTATCACAATCTCAAAGGTCCAAATTTAGCCAGTGTTACAGCTTGTGCGGCATCTACTCACGCTATCATTGAGGCGGCGAAAACTATCCAAGTCGGTGAAGCGAAAAAAATGTTAGTCGTTGGCGCTGAGGCTGCGATTTGCCCTGTCGGTATCGGTGGATTTGCCGCTATGAAGGCACTTTCTACTAGAAATGACGATCCTGAGCATGCAAGCAGACCGTTTGACGGGGAGAGAAATGGCTTTGTTATGGGAGAGGGCGCAGCTGCGCTTGTTTTAGAGACTTACGAGGACGCAGTTGCAAGAGGGGCTAAAATTTATGGCGAGCTTATCGGATATGGTTCTAGCGGTGATGCGTATCATATTACTTCGCCTACGCTTGATGGTCCGCTTCGCGCTATGAAAAAGGCCTATAAAATGGCTGGCGAGCCAAAGGTTGATTATATCAACGCTCACGGCACATCTACTGCGGTAAATGACAGAAACGAAACAGCAGCTCTAAAAGAGTTATTTGGCGCAAATGTCCCAGCTGTAAGCTCGACAAAGGGTCAAATCGGGCATTGTCTTGGAGCAGCTGGTGCGATCGAGGCAGCGGTTGCCCTACTAGCTATGGAAAGTGGAATTATCCCTCCTACAATCAATCAAATTTCAAAAGATCCAGAGTGTGATTTGGACTATGTCCCAAATACTGCGCGCAAAGCACAGATTGATTGCGTTATGAGCAATAATTTTGGCTTTGGTGGCACAAATGGATCTGTAATCTTCAAAAGAGTGAAATAA
- a CDS encoding 5-formyltetrahydrofolate cyclo-ligase has translation MEKNEFRKICKSRLKFRAKISAKCTSYIISRRIANLIRALGARKILIFLPLKYEPEILFLKNLMGKKCEFYLPLITDINLKMVKLRLPFVKSHFGLRETLPQNGYFGKVDLAVIPVVGVDGRLARIGHGKGYYDMFFSGLKHKPAVVFVSLEDCFTNEILSLSHDVVGDFYITPSKNYFKRGKYDRDLNRLVRSCGGRWHRVWGS, from the coding sequence GTGGAAAAAAATGAATTTAGGAAAATTTGCAAATCTAGGCTTAAATTTCGTGCCAAAATTTCAGCCAAATGCACTTCGTATATCATTTCTAGGCGCATTGCGAATTTAATCCGCGCTCTTGGTGCGCGCAAAATTTTAATTTTTTTGCCACTAAAATACGAGCCCGAAATTTTGTTTTTGAAAAATTTAATGGGTAAAAAATGCGAATTTTATCTTCCACTTATAACGGATATTAATTTAAAAATGGTAAAATTGCGACTTCCTTTTGTCAAATCGCATTTTGGGTTGCGTGAAACACTGCCTCAAAACGGCTATTTTGGCAAGGTGGATCTAGCGGTTATTCCAGTGGTTGGAGTAGATGGAAGGCTCGCTAGAATAGGACATGGTAAAGGATATTATGATATGTTTTTTTCAGGTCTAAAACACAAACCTGCCGTGGTTTTTGTGAGCTTAGAGGATTGTTTCACAAATGAAATTTTATCTTTGAGCCACGATGTGGTAGGTGATTTTTACATTACTCCGAGCAAAAATTACTTTAAAAGAGGAAAATATGATAGAGATCTTAATCGCCTTGTGCGCTCTTGCGGTGGGCGCTGGCATAGGGTATGGGGTAGCTAG
- the rho gene encoding transcription termination factor Rho, which yields MENTKENSTQQTQTAPQAPNHTKKVHAKTHVPVEGYQIEELRAMDLENLVAIADELGVENSREFRRQELVFEILRMQTKQGGFILFTGILEVTPEGYGFLRGIDSNLSDSANDAYVSLSQIRKFALRVGDIVTGQVREPKDQEKYYALLKIEAINYKSIQEARERPLFDNLTPLFPTEKLQLEYDPMKLTGRVLDLFTPIGKGQRALITAPPRTGKTELMKELANGITRNHPEVELLVLLVDERPEEVTDMERSVRGEVFSSTFDQPAFNHVRVAELVIEKAKRAVEIGKDVVILLDSITRLARAYNTVTPASGKVLSGGVDANALHKPKRFFGAARNIENGGSLTIVATALIETGSRMDDVIFEEFKGTGNSEIILDRNISDRRIYPAINITKSGTRKEELLQGAQNLQKIWAIRSVVSTMDDVEALKFLYPKILKTKNNAELLSIMNEQ from the coding sequence ATGGAAAACACTAAGGAAAATTCAACCCAACAAACCCAAACCGCCCCACAAGCACCAAATCACACGAAAAAAGTTCATGCTAAAACTCATGTCCCAGTAGAGGGATATCAAATCGAAGAGCTTCGCGCTATGGATTTAGAAAACCTTGTCGCAATCGCTGATGAGCTAGGTGTGGAAAATTCTCGCGAATTTCGCCGCCAAGAGCTCGTGTTTGAGATACTTCGCATGCAGACAAAACAGGGCGGATTTATTTTATTTACTGGAATTTTAGAGGTTACGCCTGAGGGATACGGCTTTTTGCGAGGAATCGACTCAAACCTTAGCGACAGCGCAAATGACGCTTATGTCAGCCTAAGCCAAATTCGCAAATTTGCCCTTCGTGTGGGCGATATCGTTACAGGACAGGTCAGAGAACCAAAAGATCAAGAGAAATATTACGCGCTTTTAAAAATCGAAGCGATTAATTACAAATCAATCCAAGAAGCCAGAGAAAGACCGCTTTTTGATAATCTAACTCCGCTTTTTCCAACTGAAAAATTACAGCTCGAATACGATCCAATGAAGCTAACTGGTCGTGTGCTAGATCTTTTTACGCCGATTGGCAAGGGTCAGCGTGCGCTCATCACAGCTCCGCCTCGCACAGGTAAAACTGAGCTTATGAAGGAGCTGGCAAACGGAATTACGAGAAATCACCCAGAGGTCGAGCTTTTGGTGCTTTTGGTAGATGAAAGACCAGAAGAGGTTACCGATATGGAGCGCAGTGTGCGTGGTGAGGTGTTTAGCTCGACTTTCGATCAGCCTGCGTTTAACCATGTGCGCGTGGCTGAACTCGTGATCGAAAAGGCAAAACGCGCCGTCGAAATTGGCAAAGATGTGGTGATTTTGCTCGATAGCATTACTCGCCTTGCGCGCGCTTACAACACCGTAACCCCAGCTAGCGGTAAGGTGCTAAGCGGTGGTGTCGATGCCAACGCACTTCACAAACCAAAACGCTTTTTTGGAGCGGCGCGAAATATCGAAAACGGCGGATCGCTTACTATCGTGGCGACTGCGCTAATTGAAACTGGATCTCGTATGGACGATGTGATTTTCGAGGAGTTCAAAGGCACCGGAAATAGCGAGATTATCCTAGATAGAAATATCAGCGATCGCCGAATTTACCCAGCGATTAATATCACAAAATCAGGCACGAGAAAAGAAGAGTTGCTCCAAGGTGCGCAAAATTTGCAGAAAATTTGGGCTATTCGTTCTGTGGTCTCTACTATGGACGATGTCGAGGCACTGAAATTTTTATACCCAAAAATCCTAAAAACCAAAAACAACGCAGAACTTTTATCGATTATGAACGAGCAGTAG
- the ftsY gene encoding signal recognition particle-docking protein FtsY yields the protein MFNFFKKGLSKTIEAMKEARGKSKISKDVLEEMLLEADVDYEIIEEIIFYLPPNEFVEKGDLKRVMKTYFMYEHENFTPAKPYVELILGVNGAGKTTSVAKLANLYKKAGNSVILGACDTFRAGAVEQIKRWSQIINVPIIATAQGHDPAAVAYDTISSAVAKGLDRVLIDTAGRLQNQKNLANELEKIVRISARACEGAPHRKIIVLDATQGNNSVIQAKAFNEITKLDGIIITKLDGTPKGGALFGIARELEIPILYVGVGESMDDLIKFNPDEFVDTLVDGLFE from the coding sequence ATGTTTAATTTTTTTAAAAAAGGTCTTAGCAAGACGATTGAGGCTATGAAGGAGGCCCGCGGCAAAAGCAAAATTTCAAAAGATGTGCTTGAAGAAATGCTTTTAGAAGCCGATGTGGATTATGAAATCATCGAGGAAATTATATTTTATCTCCCGCCTAACGAATTCGTCGAAAAGGGCGATTTGAAGCGTGTAATGAAGACATATTTTATGTATGAACACGAGAATTTCACCCCTGCTAAGCCTTATGTCGAGCTAATCCTTGGCGTAAATGGCGCAGGCAAGACAACCTCTGTCGCAAAGCTGGCAAATTTATACAAAAAAGCTGGAAATAGCGTGATTTTGGGCGCGTGTGATACATTTAGGGCGGGCGCAGTCGAGCAGATAAAACGCTGGTCGCAAATCATAAATGTCCCTATCATCGCTACCGCGCAAGGCCACGACCCTGCGGCTGTGGCTTACGATACCATTAGCTCAGCCGTCGCCAAAGGGCTAGATCGCGTGCTAATCGATACAGCCGGCAGACTTCAAAACCAAAAAAACCTAGCAAACGAGCTAGAAAAAATCGTGCGTATCTCAGCCAGAGCCTGCGAGGGTGCGCCACATCGTAAAATCATCGTACTTGATGCGACACAAGGAAACAACAGCGTAATCCAAGCCAAAGCTTTTAATGAAATCACCAAGCTTGATGGTATTATCATCACCAAACTCGACGGCACGCCAAAAGGTGGCGCGCTTTTTGGGATTGCGCGCGAGCTAGAAATCCCGATTTTATATGTCGGCGTGGGCGAGAGTATGGACGATTTGATCAAATTTAACCCAGATGAGTTTGTCGATACCCTAGTCGATGGACTTTTTGAATAA
- a CDS encoding TlpA family protein disulfide reductase translates to MKFKILLALLMGFFVLAGCEKKDEQSANSEPEITQSAENENIPTESTIGTNYTAPFSLTFTNNQILNMQKNKNGFSIENGGKTTLFAFFASWCDACTIQASALNALVEKYGDKLDVVAVLIADEISLDELKEYEKKVKAKFKIAYGEANDFFTGTLGGISEIPYLVVYDKKGEFSAQYFGLIPEEILTLEMEKIL, encoded by the coding sequence ATGAAATTTAAAATTTTACTAGCTCTGCTTATGGGTTTTTTCGTCCTTGCTGGGTGCGAGAAAAAGGACGAGCAAAGCGCAAATAGCGAGCCAGAGATAACCCAAAGCGCCGAAAATGAAAATATCCCCACAGAAAGCACTATTGGCACCAATTACACTGCGCCGTTTTCGCTCACATTTACAAATAATCAAATTTTAAATATGCAAAAAAACAAAAATGGTTTTAGCATAGAAAATGGTGGCAAAACCACGCTTTTTGCCTTTTTTGCTTCGTGGTGCGATGCCTGCACAATCCAAGCAAGTGCGCTTAATGCACTCGTAGAAAAATACGGCGATAAGCTCGATGTAGTGGCTGTTTTGATAGCTGATGAGATTTCATTAGACGAGCTAAAAGAGTATGAAAAAAAGGTAAAAGCCAAATTTAAAATAGCCTACGGCGAGGCAAATGATTTTTTCACAGGCACGCTTGGAGGCATTTCAGAAATCCCGTATTTGGTGGTTTATGACAAAAAAGGCGAGTTTAGCGCTCAATATTTCGGCTTAATTCCCGAAGAAATTTTAACACTCGAAATGGAGAAAATTTTATAA
- a CDS encoding helix-turn-helix transcriptional regulator, which translates to MSKDSSVKRVIEIIYDLQKGSVLNLANLADKYSVSERTLRRDLEVIKEIFGDIFVHLGGGNYQSSQKAIFENMLNSSEFFMLKEIIKLFHKSSLEISKNLSKSMQDKILKNLDESPYIFKHKPYEEIFARREVFKILERAITYKKEISFKYTNAGKISHFTIQPYKIMFMEQNFYLAGLQKRPHKHAHVIFRIAMMSEVKFSGHEFKRDQNYLDFLHFINSPWASYSPNFRANLIKVILQIPQEHAKYFRLKKFYPTQEIICENDDGSINVEFSVTNFAEILNIIKQWLPRIKVLAPRKLEGIVKGIARDFYENTHGKLPPQKPNS; encoded by the coding sequence TTGAGTAAAGATAGCTCGGTCAAACGCGTGATCGAAATCATATATGATTTGCAAAAAGGCAGTGTGCTAAATCTGGCGAATTTAGCGGATAAATACAGCGTCAGCGAGCGCACGCTAAGGCGAGATTTGGAGGTCATCAAAGAAATTTTTGGCGATATTTTCGTGCATTTAGGGGGCGGAAATTACCAAAGCTCACAAAAAGCGATTTTTGAAAATATGCTAAATTCGAGCGAATTTTTTATGCTTAAAGAAATCATAAAACTCTTTCACAAATCCAGCCTAGAAATTTCGAAAAATTTAAGCAAATCCATGCAAGATAAAATTTTAAAAAACCTAGATGAGAGCCCATATATCTTTAAACACAAGCCTTACGAGGAAATTTTTGCTAGGCGGGAAGTGTTTAAAATTTTAGAGCGCGCGATAACTTATAAAAAAGAAATTTCGTTTAAATACACAAACGCGGGCAAAATTTCACACTTTACAATCCAGCCGTATAAAATAATGTTTATGGAGCAAAATTTCTACCTCGCAGGACTGCAAAAACGCCCGCACAAGCACGCGCATGTGATTTTTCGAATCGCGATGATGAGCGAGGTCAAATTTAGCGGGCACGAATTTAAGCGCGACCAAAATTACCTAGATTTTTTGCATTTCATAAACTCGCCATGGGCAAGCTATTCGCCGAATTTCAGGGCGAATTTAATCAAAGTAATTTTGCAAATCCCGCAAGAGCACGCCAAGTATTTTAGGCTCAAAAAATTCTACCCTACCCAAGAAATCATTTGCGAAAACGATGACGGGAGCATAAATGTCGAATTTAGCGTGACAAATTTCGCCGAAATTTTAAACATCATCAAGCAGTGGCTTCCGCGCATAAAAGTCCTAGCCCCACGCAAGCTAGAAGGTATCGTAAAGGGCATAGCTAGGGACTTTTATGAGAATACACACGGAAAACTCCCGCCACAAAAGCCAAATTCCTAG
- a CDS encoding ATP-binding cassette domain-containing protein: protein MQIYADNCTLSYGKNPIVSKLSFRANSGEMVAVMGPSGVGKSTTLGLFFGEAKCENGEFGINGAPNLDQNIISLITQDDILIKEFSVYENLKHYARLHGVAFSRIDEVISSLNLGKVQNSPVYKGGKWAISGGQRKRVNIAMEMLLSRNEIFFADEPTSGLSTAGSIQVLQSLRDIADGKSMNAPKIVMVIIHQPNLEMIKMFDKILLFEEIKKENGKKPTSLATTKFMSLAEFFSEHLGCDYAGADTLELHKKYNEFLKSI from the coding sequence ATGCAAATTTATGCGGATAATTGCACCCTCTCATACGGGAAAAATCCTATTGTATCAAAACTAAGCTTCCGCGCTAATAGTGGCGAAATGGTAGCTGTAATGGGGCCAAGTGGCGTGGGCAAATCCACGACTTTGGGTCTGTTTTTTGGCGAAGCAAAATGCGAAAATGGCGAGTTTGGAATAAACGGCGCGCCAAATTTAGACCAAAATATAATCTCGCTGATTACGCAAGATGATATTTTGATAAAAGAATTTAGCGTTTATGAAAATCTCAAACACTACGCCAGATTGCACGGTGTGGCATTTTCGCGCATTGACGAAGTGATTAGTAGCCTAAATTTGGGCAAGGTGCAAAACAGCCCAGTATATAAAGGCGGTAAATGGGCGATTAGTGGCGGTCAGCGCAAAAGAGTAAATATCGCAATGGAAATGCTTTTATCACGCAATGAAATTTTCTTTGCCGATGAGCCAACCAGCGGGCTTAGCACCGCAGGCAGTATTCAGGTTTTGCAAAGCCTTCGCGACATAGCCGACGGCAAAAGCATGAACGCCCCAAAAATCGTCATGGTGATAATTCACCAGCCAAATTTAGAGATGATAAAGATGTTTGATAAAATTTTGCTTTTTGAAGAAATCAAAAAGGAAAATGGCAAAAAACCAACTAGCCTAGCAACGACGAAATTTATGAGCTTGGCAGAGTTTTTTAGCGAGCATTTAGGTTGCGATTATGCGGGAGCTGATACGCTCGAACTTCACAAAAAATACAATGAATTTTTAAAGAGTATATGA
- a CDS encoding tetratricopeptide repeat protein — MKNFAKFLFVCGFAFGFANANDAECLGGDAKECFASAKAYEQSGDNAKAQEFYQKACELNYAVGCNKAGAIFASKQENENAKTLYLKACDLNHHESCVNLGEIYENEGNCNKASEIYKDTFENKKFKPAQAKFEALVGNEKCMSDEIKRQKEEAQKEIDAKIKALKPLEALEDKACEPGDGRKYYLQGINYENNQTVSEAVMLKVFQKSCDCGEAKSCDEVANIYMKNYNNLSSKDRETALNATKRACDGNIVTGCQKQIVATERSMGIFDIKDRQEKERKIDELKEKIIVLTANHEKLCKAGSGLENALNCHWLADFYLSTDRDHEVAEAARLYDRACGLDINGSCYMVGKIYLDGHNSRTNPDDTINVDFGKARSFYRKACDADVKIACKNLGALYTLSEFEKDCDANSSDACLQAGKMHARGNESERYFQYIAPNLAKAQEFYKKACELNNYEACNIWGMNAAEIEYKKESYKYDEAKNALFKACDNGVQKACANLEKWVELRDLENSCEKNNVEDCLKLANLYWNGYGRNSYMTRIKPDNRKATKTYKKACELENTSACYYAGNIYYKGDVARQDYDIAMEFYKKACDGEFALACRSLGAMYYDGVGVEKNMAKAAEYYGEGCDLGDNSERYNSCEMYKKAKNAK, encoded by the coding sequence ATGAAAAATTTTGCCAAATTTTTATTTGTTTGTGGCTTTGCGTTTGGCTTTGCGAACGCTAACGACGCTGAGTGCCTAGGTGGGGATGCCAAAGAGTGCTTCGCAAGCGCGAAAGCCTACGAGCAAAGTGGAGATAACGCAAAGGCGCAGGAATTTTACCAAAAAGCCTGCGAGCTAAACTATGCCGTGGGTTGCAACAAGGCTGGCGCGATTTTTGCCTCAAAGCAAGAAAACGAAAATGCAAAAACGCTATATCTCAAAGCTTGCGATCTAAACCACCACGAAAGTTGCGTAAATTTGGGCGAAATTTACGAAAACGAGGGAAATTGCAACAAAGCAAGTGAAATTTACAAAGATACCTTTGAAAACAAAAAATTTAAACCCGCCCAGGCAAAATTTGAAGCCCTTGTTGGCAACGAAAAATGTATGAGCGACGAGATAAAAAGGCAAAAAGAAGAGGCTCAAAAAGAGATCGATGCTAAAATCAAAGCCCTAAAACCACTCGAAGCCTTGGAAGATAAAGCATGCGAGCCAGGGGACGGCAGGAAATACTACCTACAAGGCATAAACTACGAAAACAACCAAACCGTAAGCGAAGCTGTAATGCTAAAAGTCTTTCAAAAATCCTGCGATTGTGGCGAGGCGAAATCTTGCGATGAAGTGGCAAATATCTATATGAAAAACTACAACAATTTATCGAGCAAAGACAGAGAAACCGCGCTAAATGCTACCAAACGCGCCTGCGACGGAAATATCGTAACAGGCTGCCAAAAACAAATCGTCGCAACCGAGCGATCTATGGGGATTTTCGATATCAAAGACAGACAAGAAAAAGAGCGTAAAATCGACGAGCTAAAAGAAAAAATCATAGTTTTAACCGCAAATCACGAAAAACTTTGCAAGGCTGGAAGTGGGCTAGAAAACGCGCTAAATTGCCATTGGTTGGCTGATTTTTATCTCTCAACCGACAGAGATCACGAAGTAGCCGAAGCTGCAAGGCTATATGATAGAGCGTGCGGGCTAGATATCAACGGCAGCTGCTACATGGTGGGCAAAATCTACCTAGACGGCCACAATAGTCGCACCAACCCAGACGATACGATAAATGTGGATTTTGGTAAAGCAAGAAGTTTTTACCGCAAGGCTTGCGATGCGGATGTCAAAATCGCATGCAAAAATTTAGGCGCGCTATACACACTTAGCGAATTTGAGAAAGACTGCGACGCAAACAGCTCTGATGCGTGCTTGCAAGCAGGCAAAATGCACGCACGCGGAAACGAAAGTGAGAGATATTTCCAATACATTGCGCCAAATTTAGCCAAAGCACAAGAATTTTACAAAAAAGCCTGCGAGCTAAACAACTACGAAGCGTGCAATATCTGGGGTATGAACGCAGCAGAAATCGAATACAAAAAAGAAAGCTACAAATATGACGAAGCCAAAAATGCGCTTTTTAAGGCGTGCGATAACGGTGTGCAAAAAGCGTGCGCAAATTTAGAAAAATGGGTCGAACTTCGGGATTTGGAGAATTCTTGCGAAAAAAATAATGTCGAGGATTGTTTGAAACTTGCTAATTTATACTGGAATGGATATGGACGCAACTCATATATGACTAGAATTAAACCTGATAACAGAAAAGCGACAAAAACCTACAAAAAAGCTTGCGAGTTAGAAAATACGAGTGCTTGTTATTACGCTGGAAATATTTATTACAAAGGCGATGTCGCAAGACAGGATTATGATATAGCAATGGAATTTTACAAAAAAGCTTGCGATGGCGAATTTGCTTTGGCTTGCAGAAGTTTGGGTGCCATGTATTATGATGGCGTAGGCGTAGAGAAAAATATGGCAAAAGCTGCCGAGTATTACGGCGAGGGGTGCGATCTGGGCGATAATTCAGAGCGATACAACTCATGCGAAATGTATAAAAAAGCAAAAAATGCGAAATAA
- a CDS encoding ABC transporter permease: protein MKDILNFTQIELLRNTLRNAKYFIFGVVGVAWFLGYFIAWIFSHSDSFIDNDHYVDYLFFIAISAAFLGILKGIYDIYGDKELMRKFSRSGLSLYKFFAAKFSVALIIGIFQCYLLTISAKSMLQIPEGVLISTNWLICSFIFICSYAMALVASCLVHNDKMASISLAILLVPQIMLSGLVPYDKLHKAIFLWQSDYERMPPPAIIMPIPVGFEALVTANYKMLIDENGNYQNMNNSLKATIITDEDKSGIFRSHKSAFGVSMWIYDLLLITILCAFYFILAQKIFIFLNTPKFKKSNLKFNKGQI, encoded by the coding sequence ATGAAAGATATTTTAAATTTCACCCAGATTGAGCTTCTTCGAAACACCCTACGCAACGCCAAATACTTCATCTTTGGCGTGGTTGGCGTGGCGTGGTTTTTGGGGTATTTTATCGCGTGGATTTTCTCTCACAGCGATAGTTTCATAGACAACGACCATTATGTGGATTATCTCTTTTTTATCGCCATTTCTGCGGCGTTTTTGGGGATTTTAAAGGGCATTTATGACATTTACGGCGACAAAGAGTTAATGCGTAAATTTAGCCGTAGCGGGCTTAGTTTGTATAAATTTTTCGCTGCGAAATTTAGCGTCGCGCTGATAATTGGCATTTTTCAGTGCTATTTGCTCACAATCTCAGCCAAATCCATGCTCCAAATCCCAGAAGGCGTGCTAATTAGCACAAACTGGCTGATTTGCTCGTTTATTTTCATTTGCTCTTACGCTATGGCTCTGGTAGCTTCATGCCTCGTGCATAACGACAAAATGGCATCAATCAGCCTTGCGATCTTGCTCGTGCCTCAAATCATGTTAAGCGGGCTCGTGCCTTACGACAAACTTCACAAGGCGATATTTTTATGGCAAAGTGACTATGAGCGTATGCCGCCACCTGCTATCATCATGCCCATACCTGTGGGGTTTGAGGCGCTTGTAACGGCAAATTATAAAATGCTAATCGACGAAAACGGCAACTACCAAAATATGAACAACTCCCTAAAAGCCACGATTATCACCGATGAGGACAAATCAGGGATTTTCCGCTCACACAAAAGCGCATTTGGCGTGAGTATGTGGATATACGACCTGCTGTTAATAACGATTTTATGCGCGTTTTACTTCATCTTAGCGCAGAAAATTTTTATCTTTTTAAACACACCGAAATTTAAAAAATCAAATTTGAAATTTAATAAAGGACAAATATGA
- the accA gene encoding acetyl-CoA carboxylase carboxyl transferase subunit alpha yields MASYLDFEKSIKQIDDDIANAKIRGDEDAVEILNKNLEKEVAKIYKNLSEYQRLQLARHPDRPYAIDYIRALLKDAHEIHGDRAYRDDASIVCYLGIIGTRKIVVIAEQKGRGTKNKLKRNFGMPHPEGYRKALRVAKLAEKFNLPILFLIDTPGAYPGIGAEERGQSEAIARNLYELSNLRTPTIAVVIGEGGSGGALAIGVADKLAMLQNSIFSVISPEGCAAILWNDPEKSEAATKALKITAEELKELDLIDDVIEEPKMGAHRDRDGTAKLLGNYVLAELDKLANLSIDEIITRRQQKILKFGAFKE; encoded by the coding sequence ATGGCAAGTTATCTTGATTTTGAAAAATCTATTAAACAAATAGATGATGATATCGCCAACGCAAAAATTCGTGGCGATGAGGACGCGGTTGAGATTTTAAACAAAAATTTAGAAAAAGAGGTCGCTAAAATTTACAAAAATCTTAGCGAATACCAACGCTTGCAACTAGCCCGCCACCCAGATCGTCCTTATGCGATTGATTATATCAGAGCGCTTTTAAAAGACGCTCACGAAATCCACGGCGATCGTGCGTATCGCGATGACGCGTCGATTGTGTGCTACCTAGGTATCATCGGCACACGCAAAATCGTCGTAATCGCAGAACAAAAGGGTCGTGGCACAAAAAACAAATTAAAGCGAAATTTCGGTATGCCTCACCCAGAAGGTTACCGCAAGGCTCTAAGAGTGGCGAAATTAGCCGAAAAATTTAATCTGCCTATTTTATTTTTAATCGACACTCCGGGTGCATATCCTGGAATCGGCGCCGAAGAGCGCGGACAAAGCGAGGCAATCGCACGAAATTTATACGAACTTAGCAATCTACGCACTCCAACAATCGCCGTAGTTATCGGCGAGGGCGGAAGCGGTGGCGCGCTAGCTATCGGCGTAGCTGATAAATTAGCAATGCTACAAAACTCAATCTTTTCAGTTATTTCGCCAGAGGGCTGTGCGGCGATTTTGTGGAACGATCCAGAAAAAAGCGAAGCAGCGACAAAAGCGTTAAAGATTACCGCTGAGGAGTTAAAAGAGCTTGATCTAATCGACGATGTCATCGAAGAGCCTAAAATGGGCGCTCACAGGGACAGAGACGGTACAGCAAAACTGCTAGGAAACTATGTTTTAGCCGAGCTTGACAAGCTAGCAAATCTCTCAATTGATGAGATTATCACTCGCAGACAACAAAAAATTCTAAAATTTGGTGCGTTTAAGGAATAA
- the acpP gene encoding acyl carrier protein has protein sequence MAAFEDVRDVVVEQLSVAPDQVKPEAKIIEDLGADSLDVVELVMALEEKFGIEIPDSESEKLVTIGDVVSYVESLNK, from the coding sequence ATGGCAGCATTTGAAGATGTAAGAGATGTAGTTGTGGAGCAACTTAGCGTTGCACCTGATCAAGTAAAACCAGAAGCAAAAATTATCGAAGATTTGGGCGCTGATTCATTAGATGTAGTTGAGCTAGTAATGGCTTTGGAAGAGAAATTTGGCATCGAAATTCCAGATAGCGAATCAGAAAAATTAGTAACAATCGGCGATGTCGTAAGCTATGTAGAAAGCTTAAATAAATAA